A region of the Chloroflexota bacterium genome:
AACTCGTTCGGGTTCGGCGGGCACAACGCCACCGTTATCTTCAAGAAATACGCGTCCTAGCCGCAATACCGTTCAAATAGCCGACCACGGACGTTGACAACCCAGTTGTGCTTCTGACACGGAGTTGCCCTCTGCTCTGGCGCCAATTGACGCGCAGTGTTCGTAGTGGATTTTCCCACCCCCCGGCCCCCTCCCAGCTTCGCTGGGAGGGGGAGAGAGAAAAATGGGATTTGCGCGGCGGTAAAGCCGCCGCGCAAATCCCTAATCTCTTGGCCCCTTCTCCCCGCCGTGAGCGGGGAGAAGGGGTCGGGGGATGAGGGGCCATTAAAGCGTGCCAGCGTCCGGAGCTGCACGTATGTCGCCCGGATCATTTCAAGCACGGCGGCTGTCCGCAGACGGCTTATCTGAACAGGATTGGGCCTAGCCGATTGTTACGCTCATGAGACGGGCAAGCGGGCCGCGGCTCGTTTGCCCGTCTCGGCTTTTCATTTCCCCATGACGACACCCGCCGAGTTGGAAAACGGGCTCCAGTTGAACTTCCGCGACAAGTCGCTCCTAGTGCGCGCCCTGACGCACAGCTCGCATTTGAACGAAAGCGTGCAGCAGTCCGGGCTGGACAATGAGCGGCTCGAATTCCTCGGCGATGCCGTGCTCGATTTCCTGACCGGCGAGTACCTCTATCACCGCTATCCGGAAATGCCGGAGGGCGAGCTGACGAATCTGCGCTCGGCGCTGGTCAAACGCGAGACGCTCGCCCAGTTCGCGCGGGCGATCGACCTGAGCGCGTACATGCTCGTCGGCAAGGGCGAGCGCGCCGCGGGCGGACACCAGCGCTCGCCGCTGCTGGCCGGCGCGTTCGAGGCACTGGTCGGCGCATTATACCTTGACCAGGGCATCGAGGTGGCGAAGCAGTTCTGGTTCCGCTTCGCGGAGCCATACCTGGCGCAGGGGCGTCTTGATAAGGATGCCAAGAGCCAGTTGCAGGAAGCCAGCCAGGGCCGGTTCCAGGTCAAGCCGCTGTACCAGATTGTCTCGGAGAGCGGCCCCGACCATGCCAAGGAGTTTGTCATTGAGGTGCGCATCGGGGAGCGCGTGATGGGCACGGGTCGCGGCAAC
Encoded here:
- the rnc gene encoding ribonuclease III yields the protein MTTPAELENGLQLNFRDKSLLVRALTHSSHLNESVQQSGLDNERLEFLGDAVLDFLTGEYLYHRYPEMPEGELTNLRSALVKRETLAQFARAIDLSAYMLVGKGERAAGGHQRSPLLAGAFEALVGALYLDQGIEVAKQFWFRFAEPYLAQGRLDKDAKSQLQEASQGRFQVKPLYQIVSESGPDHAKEFVIEVRIGERVMGTGRGNTKQRAEQEAARMALAALGRAPSGEA